The genomic region TAACATGCATTGTTAAAACCTTTCTGTTAGGGGTGTTTGCGGTCCGATTTTGACGGTTTTTATGTCAAACCTTAAGCCAAACCGTTATTAATGGTTTTTGATTATTGAAAAGCGAAACCGAACCGCTGAAATTTAAAACCGGACCTTTGGGATTTATTAGCCTTTATATAAAATGCATAAACGCCAAGACAtaaacttaacagaaaaaaaaagattacataTAAAACTAATAAACATGCTCACAACCCATTATCACGTACGTAGATGATAAAATGTAATGGGAAAAGTAGACGAAATCAAAACTTAACAAAACACTAGGAATATAAAGCTTAAGGATTACACAACAAGCCGCAAACTTAAAGGTCGTCACATTGGTGTTAATAGTATCTGTTGTTGTATTGGCGTGTTTGCCGCACTTGAAACGATTTTGAGTAAATCTCTAATTCCTACTTGCTAGAATGAATGGAGTTCCAATTAAATGCTTTTGCACTTGGATATATCATGTATGCCATGAGATCTTTGACACCCACAAATACTAAGGTTTTGATATAATGCCTCTTTCAGATTCTGAAGTGTGCTTTTGATTTTGTTTACTTAGTAGTGGCACGGCAACTTGTTAAGTGATGATCTTGCTTTGATGACAATCACCTTCATGATGGGGATGATGAGTGAGGATATCCCTTTGCGACGAAACCAAGAGTCAAGAGAGAGACAGAAGAAGTTATGAGACGGTGGCTGTTGAACACAACGGATTAAGGCGATTTAAAGGATTAAGTCGAACCTTGAAACGGTTCAAGGTGCAAGAGTCCAAATATGGATTCTTGCACATGTCATCTGAAACGATTTTGAGTACATCTCTAAGTCCTACTTCCTGCTAGTGTTCAAGTGGTAAGAGTGAATGGAGTTCCAAATGCTTGTGCACTTGGATCTATGTGAGTTGTGCTTTTGATTTTGGTTATTGTAAAACTGGCACATCAGCTTATTACACACAATCCGCGATGGTGACAATCACCTTTTATGATGGGGATGATGAGTGATGATATCCCATGGCGAAGGAACCAAGGGAGAGAGATGAGGTTACGGGAGACGATGGCTGTTAAATACAAGAGGAAAAACCAGGACCGGTGAATTTGTGCAACGGTCATTGAAGTTGTTCGATGAGGTGGCTAATTGGCTAGGGAAGAAGTAGCGGGTGCTGATGGATGAAACAACAAAGAGGTGACAACTACCAACTAGTTAGAAGGTTGCAACGGATTAGCTTTAAGCAAGACTTAAAAACCAAGGTAGAGACATCAAAAAGATATGTAGGATAGGCTCCAGGGTCTCGAACCCTGATCTTTGATCGAATACTGAGTTTTAATTCCATAGTTCTTTCGAATTTTAACATGAAAATGTTAGATGTAACATCGATCATGAGACCATAGTTCAATGACGTATGTTACTTTCAAACCATGTATCAAAAAAGGTGTTCATTTGGTACAAAATACCACATGGATTACTATCAGATATCTTCTTCTTGTACCAGCTTCCAAATCACTTttgttttccatttttttttttttgcagctGGATCCATCATGCCATGCACAAAATCTTTAATCCCCATAGAAAAAATGTTTCGATTTAATATCAGATAAAAAGTCCCCAAAACATTTCATGTGTCCGAACATGTCTTACAAACCTAAAGAAGCGAATTTACATACTATTACCAtaagcagcagcagcatcagttACGGGTTTCCTAGATCCATTTGATCAAGCTTCGTCTCAGGGATCCGCTTTTAGTACCATACTCCTAGGTGACAAGCTAACCCTTTACGCCTTTCAAGATCAGTCAACTCTAAATTGTAATGGTGGAAATAGTTTGTAACTTTTGGatcacgaacctaacacgaaattttGTGGGTCTTGATTTAGTCTAAGTGGGTTCGGCTCAGTTTCGTGTTTCGCAAACACGTTTAGCTAAAATGTCATGTACAATACGACATGGATTAGCATCGggtatcttcttcttcttgtactAGCTCCCAAATCACTTTTGTTTTCCAAAAACTTCATCAATATAGTTAAGTTACCTGCTACAACCATAGATTAATGTATCTGAACATGTTTTACAAGTGGATATTGAAGTGTTAGCATCAGCATCAGCTGCTGCTGGTTTCCTAGATCCATTTCCAACCGAGAGGGAACTTGATCAAGCTTCAGGGTctattataattaataaaaaggtTAATCATCAATAGAAAGAATACAAAAACTGATGTAAAAAATAATTAAGTTTTACAACCGAAAGGAGTTGTGTTACCGGGAACAGTAAAATGAATACCCTCTCTTGGTACATGGAACGGGAACGGATTCCATGGACTCTTACTAAGAGGATCGTCAGGGCGAAGAAATGGACGTCCAGTTTCAGCCAATCTACctattagttaaaaaaaaaaacaaaatgattaAGATTGCATTCGATCCAAGCATATCTTCATGAATGAAGAATATCTGTGAATAAGAATTCATACGGGCTATCCTTTTAAAGGTGAACGCGTCTGGAGGAGGAGGCCCCAAGCTCCTACAAACGGGCCTAGGACGTTCTCCCACGATAACTGTTCGACCTTGCTCAAAGTCATAGCCGAGGTAATAGCCTCCATCTTTCATCCAATCTTCCCCATAATCTATTTGTTCTTCctcctcctcttcctcttcctcttcctcctccgTCTCATCCTTCACTGTAGGGTAGGGAATCACAAACATTTTTAAAATCAATTTTTTCAAGTCTTCTGTTAAGTGTTTTAATGCCTGCCTATTAATTAAAGACAAAGGGACAAACATTTGCTTTAAAAAATGCCTCCAGTCACGTACTTTTTGACAAAAATCAAGGAGAGTTGTCGACGTTGGAtatataataaatgttaataataataataataataataataataataataataataataataataataataataataataataataataataataataataataataggttAAACAAAGGTGGATTACCAGTATGATTGGGCTTGGTTGCCTTCTCCTCCTCCTCCACACATGGGCGCTTGGCTCCTTGTTCCACTTGAGATTTGGTACCTGGTAGTTAATCGGTTAGTAATAAATAATTACAAAACATAAAGAGAAGATTTCAAATACAAAAACAAGTGATGAAGCACCAAACATTAAACATACAACGGTCTATCACAAATTAGAAGTTGTTAGCATACATATAACACAAACTGTCAAGAATTAAGAACAAATGAGTTGATAGGGTCCAACAAGCGGTTACCAGAAGCAGCAGCAGCAGGTACAGCAGAGGCAGAACTTGGATTCTGAACAAGATCCTCATGAGGGCGCTTCCCTTTCACTTGATCAATTGTCAAGAATGATTAAGAAGAAAGAAATATCTTAAATTGTTTTACAGACGAAGCAAATGAGTGGTTACCAGCAGCAGTTGCTGCGGCTGAGGCagggctgctgctgctgctgctgctttgattCTCAACAACAAGATGTTCCTGCTTCCCCCCTTCCACTTGAGGAGCTTTGATTCTACCTATATACAGTTTTCGTATAACAATTGAACAGAAACTTTTCATTCCATATATAATAAAACAGCAATCGATGATCATCGTCAAGAATGAATGAAGAACAAAAATACGATTTACAACCATACCAAACGAGCTAATAATGCAGGGTGGGTTTGGATATCAAAACACCATACCTACTACTAACTCAACCGATAACATTGAACGAAAACACCCAATTGACAGCAACTAAACCCTAAAACATACGACATAATAGCAATAATAGCATACGACAGACAATCATAAATTACTACGTACCTTCGTCGTCTTCCATCCAAACTCCCCCCTCCGATCCGATTTGTTGTTTGTTACTTTTAGGTTTTGTGTTTTCATGAAATTGGGGATTATTTCTCACTTTTATATGATGTACGTACTTACACCCGGGCTTCCCCCCTACTTTTCAACTTTCACTTTGCCCCCTCTCTCTATCAAATCTTCACACTTATACTCCCTCCCTCccgtttgtttgtttatttggtccCACTATTTCAATAATTACATAGTCGGTCCCAGTCTTCAGTCTTCGCATCCTTATCACTAACCCATGTTAAATTTTCTtgttagagaaaaatgcccggatagtccctgtggtttcgcattttttcacctatagtccccaactttctaaaattacctgaatagtccccaacttttcgttttttgttcccggatagtccctgggtctaacttcagtttgttttctaattggttatttataccatcattcTAGACTAGAGCCTTACACTAAATGCTACCTACACTAACCTATTGATTAAACGACCGAGTTAATATAAACTTTGCATTTTAAAGTCAATTACTAGCTCAGGTATTAATTTATCACTTATATTGTTCATTGTTGCTGTGGTAGTCTTGGATCCAAAAAAAAACATCATGATATTATTGCAAATGCCATAAGATAATGAAAGGTCACACGAATAAAAATCAAAATCACTTAAAACACATTATGACATAATTGCAATAATCACAAGAAAGACACACGAACAAGAACTCAATGGATACAATTTAGTAAAAATCAAAATCACTTAAAACACATTATGACATAATTGCAATAATCACAAAGTGCCAACGCAAATTCTTCTTTAGGCGTCTACAATTCGACCTTCTTAGGAGCACGTTTTTCGGTCTCATCCTTCTTTCAATGCCTTCTCAATCGTCCACCTTTTGAGAAAGTGGGTTCGGCTTGGGTTTCGGGTACGGATTCGGTTTGGAttgtgttttgggtttggggtgTGTTTTGGGTTTGGCCGTACATCGGTGTCTCCTAGCAATTGTGTTTACCGTTGGCCGTACATTATTAGTTTTTATATTACAAATGTATCAATTTACTGAATATAATAGGGGGTAACTTTATAAAAATGTAATCAAGTTTGACATCTGTAGCAACTAAACCCTAAAACATACGACATAATAGCAATAATAGCATACGACAGACAATCATAAATTACTACGTACCTTCGTCGTCTTCCATCCAAACTCCCCCCTCCGATCCGATTTGTTGTTTGTTACTTTTAGGTTTTGTGTTTTCATGAAATTGGGGATTATTTCTCACTTTTATATGATGTACGTACTACACCCGGGCTTCCCCCCCCCCCTACTTTTCAACTTTCACTTTGCCCCCTCTCTCTATCAAATCTTCACACTTATACTCCCTCCCTCCCTCCCGTTTGTTTGTTTGGTCCCACTATTTCAATAATTACATAGTCGGTCCCAGTCTTCGCATCCTTATCATTAACCCATATTATATTTTCTTGTTAAGTGTGTGTAAAATGTCAGTTTTATCCCtaacaattaaaaaaaagaaaaaacaaatagAAATAAGTGGGCCTCACCCTTCTTTCTTCCCCACTCCACCCTTTAAATGGATGGGGCTCacttatttatatttgtttttcttttaatctTAGGGATGAAACAGACATTTCACACACATTTAATTGGAAAACTTAACATAGGTTACTGATAAGGATCATCCGAGTGCGAAAACTGCAACCACTAGGACCAACTTTGTAATTATTGAACCGTTGGGACCTAGTCTTCAATAtctgcaaaccacaaggaccaaccacgcatttaactcttttaaatACTTAAGTAAGGTCTTAGGTTCAAGTACCAAGATATTccccgtttaaaaaaaaaagaatgggTCGAGCCCAATTCGAATCATTAAAAAAAGAATGGATACACAAAACCATTATTTACTCACTACGTGTTTCACTTCACGCATATCAAAACACTATACCTACTAAATCAAATACCACGACCGATCTACACCAATAACATTGAACAAAAACACCAATTCGATTCGATTGACAATAACTAAACCCTAAAACAATAATTCATACGACATAGCAATAGCATATGACATTCAATTCGTCCAAATAAAGTACGTCGTACCTTCGTCGTCTTCCATCGAAAGAAACTCCAATCCGATCATGCCCCGATCACCTattccgctgcgggtcggggtgtgacatctgatactgatgtgtgtaaaatgcaacatataaatcacatcaattaaggcataaaactaaccctttttagtactaatgttggaaaaaagagtgtttttgtcttccttttgtattttcaggatgaaatgagctcaaaatcacaaaagaagcaaaaagacagctaattctaccataaatacaagaaaaggaacaaaagtgaactgcccggaccctcaacggcatctcccaaggcaaaagagaagaaacagagtctgaacacgccccgtgtccagcgaacacgggggcgtgcccaggaagcagcagaaaagacaaaccagtagaagcttccattgcccaccacggggccgtgtccatcgagcacgggggcgtggtgaaagtacagcaggcgcattaattgtaattcgcaattacaattaatgaggagagagagtgtcaggcgggcacggggccgtgtccagcggacacggggccgtgtccagccttctgttcagcctataaatagaggagcttggcttcattctctctcatcccttggcacaccacctctctcacacttcatccaccacccaccaccaccataacaccatcatccattgtccatcgtagagtgtgtgagtcgtctcgggatccaagattgatcgtaagagttcttgacaatcaaggccatgtttgcctaagtctcttacatcacttggtgaagacaagtgtttagtataatactttttatttttaatcttttgcactttttatttggttttgtattaatgactttaataactagttacttatgttgaaggtgatctttccttatcgtttgtccgtggtgtcttggcgttattttactgtctatataaaataaaagattttcaccattcatatctccacggtctatatggaggtatgttggctacctggtcgggggttaagggaacggtttggtaagggtcttgcccttgttcagcgtttagaggtcctgcttgggacctgggtcaaatttagtaggatctccttcaatgcccataggtattggatggcggggatccaaactctttgaccccctcataagttaactactattaatactataacccggctatttaggactgtatccctgctgactcagactacttagccgagggtaacgtcaccgccagaagcggggcctaccacaatttgcattaataacttaattcattatctttcaataatccgaccctttaggattgtatccttgctgactcaaactactgggttgagggtaacgtcgccttcaaaagaggggcctactacaataactaagataatctcttaaacaagtgcaaaagtgcgaaaataatcaaaggttatactaatacacgtgtcggatccaagtgattcatcttgtctatctgtttttattttatttttatttttcagcatttagttagtttttatttttcttagtttaaaacatttttctaacctttttgatttgattagacgttgaggataaaccggtattaaaagctcttgtgtccttggacgacctcggtatcttaccaacactatactacgtccacgatgggtgcacttgcccatatgtgtgtttagtgttagtaaatatcgtgttttataaatttaaaacttggctaaaagtgtaaaaagggcttaaatatatatctaaaaatataacacacttcacgcacatcaagtttttggcttTTGATGGATGGATGAAATTGGGGATTATTTCACTTTTATATGATGTACGTACTTACACCCGGGCTTCCCCCCCCTACTTTTCAACTTTCACTTTGCCCCCTCTCTCTATCAAATCTTCACACTTATACTCCCTCCCTCccgtttgtttgtttatttggtccCAGAATTTCAATAATTACAAAGTCGGTCCCAGTCTTCGCATCCTTATCACTAACCCATGTTAAATTTTCTTGTTAAGTGTGTAAAATGTTAGTTTTATCCctaacaattaaaaaaaaacaaatagataTAAGTGGGCCTCACCTTTCTTCTTCCCCACTCCACCCTTTAAATGGATGGGGCTCACTTATTTGTAGATTGGCTGAAACTggaaagggtatttttgacaacttttgggatCGAATGCAATCTTaatcatcttttttttttaactaatagTAAAGTGTTAGAATTCTTTGATTTCGTAAAAAGATGATTAAGATTGCATTCGATCCAAATTCAtaaaccgagttcatttttgacaacttttgggaccacACGTGTAATTAGTAAACAACTAGGACCAAATATGAattttttgcaaaccacagggaccaaccaagcatttaactctttttttttaatcttaGGGGTTAAACAAATATTTCACACACACTTAATTGATCATATAGATCTTAACCTTTCATGTAAATCGACTCTCTAAGTTTATGAATTTGCAATTCATAAAATTCTCTTTATTTTAAGTCAAAAgagcttaattttttttttttacgaaatCAAAGAATTCTAACACTTTACTTTATAGTCataaaacttttacttacatggAGGCTCCACGTTTCTTTTCTTGAAACTACCGATTCCAATTAACTTTTATACTCCTTGCGTCCACCGCATTTACTTCACCATGGTAATATATTCGTTATTCTTTTGTGAGTATCTCATATCATTAAGGTGCAATTATAGATGTACAACCTCTGTTCAGTTTCCGACAGGCTGAGGATTTTTAATGGTGGGTTACGATTCGTACCGGACTGGAAAAAAGGTATCTCCACGGTCGAGGAGATATCGGAGATGCAAGACGTTCTATTTCTGCTTAGAGATGCTTCTATTTCGGATTGCAAAGATACTTGGTTTTGGGGAGAGGAGGCGAAGGGGACTTATTCTGTGGCTCTTATGAAAAGTATGATTAGAGAAGAAGAGGAGGTTAGGCGTGATTTTTGTATGCGATGGGAATCTTGGATTCCGATCAAGGTTAATATATTCGTGTGGCGAACGGAAATGGATCGCATCCCGACAAGAATGGCGCTGAGTAGAAGACGGTTGAATGTTGGAGATAGCTCTTGTACCTTGTGTGGTATAGGGGATGAGGAAGTTATGCATTTGTTCACCGGGTGCGTTTTTTCATTCGGAGTTTGGTCTATTGTGGGACAGTGGTGTAATATCATTCCTATCATGGCGTTTGATTTTAAAGATTTGTTGCGGATTCATGAGTCGGTTACAGGAGGTAAATGGGCGAAGAAAGTAATTAGAGGGATCGTGATGGTTACTTGTTGGGCGATATGGAAGAGCCGGAACGATAAAGTCTTTAGGGGGACTACTCCGAAGGTGGCCGAGGTAGTTGCTATGGTTAAGTCTTGTTCTTTCTTATGGCTAAAAAATA from Helianthus annuus cultivar XRQ/B chromosome 10, HanXRQr2.0-SUNRISE, whole genome shotgun sequence harbors:
- the LOC110886786 gene encoding neuromodulin isoform X1 encodes the protein MIGLEFLSMEDDEGRIKAPQVEGGKQEHLVVENQSSSSSSSPASAAATAAVKGKRPHEDLVQNPSSASAVPAAAASGTKSQVEQGAKRPCVEEEEKATKPNHTVKDETEEEEEEEEEEEEQIDYGEDWMKDGGYYLGYDFEQGRTVIVGERPRPVCRSLGPPPPDAFTFKRIARRLAETGRPFLRPDDPLSKSPWNPFPFHVPREGIHFTVPDPEA
- the LOC110886786 gene encoding neuromodulin isoform X2 encodes the protein MIGLEFLSMEDDEGRIKAPQVEGGKQEHLVVENQSSSSSSSPASAAATAAGKRPHEDLVQNPSSASAVPAAAASGTKSQVEQGAKRPCVEEEEKATKPNHTVKDETEEEEEEEEEEEEQIDYGEDWMKDGGYYLGYDFEQGRTVIVGERPRPVCRSLGPPPPDAFTFKRIARRLAETGRPFLRPDDPLSKSPWNPFPFHVPREGIHFTVPDPEA
- the LOC110886786 gene encoding neuromodulin isoform X4 encodes the protein MEDDEGRIKAPQVEGGKQEHLVVENQSSSSSSSPASAAATAAGKRPHEDLVQNPSSASAVPAAAASGTKSQVEQGAKRPCVEEEEKATKPNHTVKDETEEEEEEEEEEEEQIDYGEDWMKDGGYYLGYDFEQGRTVIVGERPRPVCRSLGPPPPDAFTFKRIARRLAETGRPFLRPDDPLSKSPWNPFPFHVPREGIHFTVPDPEA
- the LOC110886786 gene encoding neuromodulin isoform X3; its protein translation is MEDDEGRIKAPQVEGGKQEHLVVENQSSSSSSSPASAAATAAVKGKRPHEDLVQNPSSASAVPAAAASGTKSQVEQGAKRPCVEEEEKATKPNHTVKDETEEEEEEEEEEEEQIDYGEDWMKDGGYYLGYDFEQGRTVIVGERPRPVCRSLGPPPPDAFTFKRIARRLAETGRPFLRPDDPLSKSPWNPFPFHVPREGIHFTVPDPEA
- the LOC110883485 gene encoding uncharacterized protein LOC110883485, which produces MYNLCSVSDRLRIFNGGLRFVPDWKKGISTVEEISEMQDVLFLLRDASISDCKDTWFWGEEAKGTYSVALMKSMIREEEEVRRDFCMRWESWIPIKVNIFVWRTEMDRIPTRMALSRRRLNVGDSSCTLCGIGDEEVMHLFTGCVFSFGVWSIVGQWCNIIPIMAFDFKDLLRIHESVTGGKWAKKVIRGIVMVTCWAIWKSRNDKVFRGTTPKVAEVVAMVKSCSFLWLKNRTKFANIVWKDWVKNPLYML